From one Luteolibacter sp. SL250 genomic stretch:
- a CDS encoding cupin domain-containing protein, with product MPTAPLETILRDPERDARFIGAFGGRISFFLTGRQSNGWLTGAHYIAPPDNGPPVHIHRNEDELLIVIEGRFAFFADGVWSEGGPGTTVFLPRGKPHAFRNIGDTDGKLYVFANPPGLETFFPECEAPFDLPDGPDMDTVIGIAARHGIEMV from the coding sequence ATGCCCACAGCACCACTGGAAACCATCCTCCGCGATCCCGAACGTGACGCCCGGTTCATCGGGGCATTCGGCGGCCGGATCAGCTTCTTCCTCACCGGCCGCCAGTCGAATGGCTGGCTCACCGGGGCGCACTACATCGCTCCACCGGACAACGGGCCCCCCGTCCACATCCACCGGAACGAGGATGAGCTGCTCATCGTCATCGAAGGCCGCTTCGCATTCTTCGCCGATGGCGTGTGGAGCGAGGGTGGCCCCGGCACCACCGTCTTCCTGCCCCGTGGCAAGCCGCATGCCTTCCGCAACATCGGAGACACGGACGGCAAGCTCTATGTCTTCGCCAATCCCCCGGGGCTGGAGACATTCTTCCCGGAATGTGAAGCGCCGTTCGACCTGCCGGATGGTCCGGACATGGACACCGTGATCGGAATCGCCGCCCGCCATGGCATCGAAATGGTCTGA
- a CDS encoding choice-of-anchor A family protein — MKHIRISADSLVARLSLILALAAPISTATAQNLGEASGYSYFVFGDVNQSNAQSKGAAAVGGNATFSGYGLGEQLPSSSKYSLVVGGDLSYSNSVVHKGSLLVGGTSKLTNVAISNGTASQGHLIDFDAARVQYGDLSDKLAGMGANSSYSLSYGNLVFTGTDGALNTFTIKATDFQSASSMSINAPTGSTVVINVAGDLINFQNLGLSVNGTDKSKVLFNFHEATSLNLAGLTVLGSVLAPDAAVKFSNGTIQGTLISDSLTGGGTFEYSAFQGNLPMAVPEPSAFALIGGAGALALLRRRR, encoded by the coding sequence ATGAAACACATCCGTATTTCCGCAGACAGCCTCGTCGCACGCCTGTCACTCATCCTGGCTCTCGCCGCCCCGATCTCCACGGCCACCGCCCAGAACCTCGGCGAGGCGTCCGGCTACAGCTACTTCGTCTTCGGCGACGTCAATCAGTCCAATGCCCAATCGAAGGGCGCGGCTGCGGTCGGCGGCAACGCCACCTTTTCCGGCTACGGACTGGGCGAGCAACTGCCTTCTTCCTCCAAGTACTCCCTGGTGGTCGGTGGTGACCTCTCCTACTCGAACAGCGTGGTCCACAAGGGCAGCCTGCTGGTGGGCGGCACTTCGAAGCTGACCAACGTGGCCATCAGCAACGGCACCGCGTCCCAAGGCCATCTCATCGACTTCGACGCGGCCAGGGTCCAATACGGCGACCTGTCCGACAAGCTCGCCGGCATGGGCGCGAACAGCAGCTACTCCCTGAGCTACGGCAACCTGGTCTTCACCGGCACGGACGGTGCGCTGAACACCTTCACCATCAAGGCGACCGACTTCCAGTCCGCCAGCAGCATGTCCATCAACGCTCCGACGGGATCCACGGTGGTCATCAACGTGGCCGGCGACCTGATCAACTTCCAGAACCTGGGCCTGTCCGTCAACGGAACGGACAAGAGCAAGGTGCTCTTCAATTTCCACGAGGCCACCTCCCTCAATCTGGCGGGCCTGACGGTGCTTGGCAGCGTCCTCGCTCCGGATGCCGCCGTGAAGTTCAGCAACGGCACCATCCAGGGCACGCTGATCTCCGACTCCCTGACCGGTGGCGGCACCTTCGAATACTCCGCTTTCCAAGGCAACCTGCCGATGGCGGTGCCGGAGCCATCCGCCTTCGCCCTGATCGGCGGAGCCGGTGCGCTGGCACTGCTGCGCCGCAGGCGCTGA
- a CDS encoding very short patch repair endonuclease has product MADVFTPEKRSYVMSRIRGGNTKPELALRSMLHRMGYRFTVNGPKNRTLPGRPDVVLPKHRTVIFVHGCFWHGHEHCPDFRIPSTRTDWWINKIEGNRARDLRAENALRSLGWHVVTIWACALKNSKARLWLEPRLGKLLGQPATVR; this is encoded by the coding sequence ATGGCCGACGTCTTCACACCCGAGAAGCGCTCCTACGTGATGTCCCGCATCCGCGGCGGCAACACAAAGCCGGAGCTGGCGTTGAGGTCCATGCTCCACCGCATGGGATACCGCTTCACCGTGAACGGCCCGAAAAACAGAACCCTCCCCGGGCGGCCGGACGTTGTCCTGCCGAAGCACCGCACCGTCATCTTCGTCCACGGTTGCTTCTGGCATGGCCATGAACACTGCCCGGACTTCCGCATCCCGTCCACCCGCACCGACTGGTGGATCAACAAGATCGAGGGCAACCGCGCCCGCGACCTCCGCGCGGAAAATGCCCTGCGTTCACTGGGCTGGCATGTCGTGACCATCTGGGCGTGCGCCCTCAAGAATTCGAAGGCGAGGTTGTGGCTGGAGCCGAGGCTGGGAAAGCTGCTCGGACAGCCAGCCACCGTCCGGTGA
- a CDS encoding response regulator transcription factor, which translates to MKTILIIEDEPEMRRNLATILRLEKYHPVSAENGRTGVEAALREKPDLILCDVMMPELDGYGVLRELRADKTTEATPFIFLTAKGEKPDIRSGMNLGADDYLTKPVAKAELLAAIASRLRRAEQTTVPAFDPDFSSAAPLERAFGLTPRVAETLLWLAQGKTNGDIATILGISESTVKKHVLEIFGTLNVETRTAACLIAVEALSGN; encoded by the coding sequence ATGAAAACGATCCTGATTATCGAGGACGAGCCGGAGATGCGCCGCAACCTCGCGACCATCCTGCGCCTGGAGAAATACCATCCCGTATCCGCGGAGAACGGCCGCACCGGCGTTGAGGCCGCCCTGCGGGAAAAGCCGGACCTCATTCTCTGCGATGTCATGATGCCGGAGCTGGACGGCTACGGCGTGCTCCGCGAACTGCGGGCGGACAAGACCACGGAGGCGACCCCTTTCATCTTCCTGACGGCCAAGGGTGAGAAACCGGACATCCGCTCCGGGATGAACCTCGGCGCCGACGACTACCTCACGAAGCCCGTCGCCAAGGCCGAGCTGCTCGCCGCCATCGCATCCCGGCTGAGGCGCGCGGAACAGACGACCGTGCCCGCCTTCGATCCTGATTTCTCCTCGGCCGCGCCGCTGGAGAGGGCATTCGGCCTCACGCCGCGCGTCGCGGAGACATTGCTCTGGCTCGCACAGGGGAAAACCAACGGCGACATCGCAACGATCCTCGGCATCAGCGAAAGCACCGTAAAGAAGCACGTGCTGGAGATCTTCGGCACGCTGAATGTCGAGACCCGGACCGCCGCGTGCCTGATCGCGGTCGAGGCCCTGAGCGGAAACTGA
- a CDS encoding RtcB family protein, producing MKLTEQLTAAYPDDNRLPQMLLRLSELEAKGLTDPKYVLKLIKREFGAPPPKRAMRESPAPLAEAIEASGKDAQENLYAVRRHMQVLLKTPVISRGAILPDACPMGGKEASIPVGGAIAVENAIIPSAHSSDICCSMFATFYDERSGIGSELDALTTATRFGTGHRHLDLLVDDPVHDEDVWTNPFLTGLKERAKLHMADQGDGNHFAFIGEIDITPEMTAMLRLTGHGDLAGKLVAGTRRRVLVTHHGSRGLGAHVFKRGQIAAVKHTARQAERVPDSAAWLDARSGDGPAYWEALQYVAMWTKANHRAIHRRFLENIGAASVAEIANEHNFVWQRGDVFVHGKGATPAWRDADGRPLLGLIPLNMAEPILIVLGADNADFLSFAPHGAGRNLSRTALRRRYPGDLAAEAIQRSTAGLDIRWYCGKPDLSETPIAYKNAAEVKAQIVKFNLAEVIGEIRPLGCIMAGDSGKSWRDKEEELTPKQLRQIEHRKERKKNRQSLGGDGLEPYP from the coding sequence ATGAAACTCACCGAACAACTCACCGCAGCCTACCCGGATGACAACCGTCTTCCGCAGATGCTGCTGCGGCTTTCCGAACTCGAGGCGAAGGGCCTCACCGACCCGAAATACGTGCTCAAGCTCATCAAGCGCGAGTTCGGCGCACCTCCGCCGAAGCGGGCGATGCGCGAATCGCCCGCACCGCTGGCGGAGGCCATCGAGGCATCCGGAAAAGACGCGCAGGAGAACCTGTACGCCGTCCGCCGCCACATGCAGGTCCTCCTGAAGACGCCCGTCATCAGCCGTGGTGCGATCCTGCCGGACGCCTGCCCGATGGGCGGAAAGGAAGCCTCCATCCCCGTCGGCGGTGCCATCGCCGTGGAGAACGCGATCATTCCCTCCGCGCACTCATCGGACATCTGCTGCTCGATGTTCGCCACGTTCTACGATGAACGTAGTGGCATCGGCTCGGAGCTGGACGCGCTCACCACCGCCACCCGCTTCGGCACCGGCCACCGCCACCTCGACCTGTTGGTGGATGACCCCGTGCATGATGAGGACGTGTGGACGAATCCGTTCCTCACCGGACTGAAGGAGCGGGCGAAGCTGCACATGGCGGACCAGGGGGACGGCAACCATTTCGCCTTCATCGGCGAGATCGACATCACCCCGGAGATGACGGCCATGCTGCGTCTCACCGGCCATGGCGATCTCGCCGGGAAGCTGGTGGCGGGCACGCGGCGGCGCGTGCTGGTCACCCACCACGGCTCGCGCGGGCTGGGCGCGCATGTCTTCAAGCGCGGCCAGATCGCCGCGGTGAAGCACACCGCCCGCCAGGCGGAACGCGTGCCGGACAGCGCGGCGTGGCTGGACGCCCGCAGCGGGGACGGCCCCGCCTACTGGGAGGCGCTTCAATACGTGGCCATGTGGACGAAGGCGAACCACCGCGCGATCCACCGCCGCTTCCTGGAGAACATCGGCGCGGCTTCCGTCGCGGAGATCGCCAACGAGCACAACTTCGTCTGGCAGCGCGGGGATGTTTTCGTCCACGGAAAGGGAGCAACGCCCGCGTGGCGGGATGCCGATGGCAGGCCCTTGCTAGGCCTCATCCCGCTCAACATGGCGGAGCCCATCCTCATCGTGCTCGGCGCGGACAATGCCGATTTCCTTTCCTTCGCCCCCCACGGCGCTGGACGGAACCTCTCGCGCACCGCGCTGCGCCGCCGCTACCCCGGCGACCTCGCGGCAGAGGCCATCCAGCGCTCCACCGCCGGCCTCGACATCCGCTGGTACTGCGGAAAGCCGGATCTCAGCGAAACCCCCATCGCCTACAAGAACGCCGCCGAGGTCAAAGCCCAGATCGTGAAGTTCAACCTCGCCGAAGTCATCGGCGAGATCCGCCCGCTCGGCTGCATCATGGCCGGTGACTCCGGCAAGTCATGGCGCGACAAGGAGGAAGAGTTGACCCCGAAGCAGCTCCGCCAGATCGAGCACAGGAAGGAGAGGAAGAAGAACCGGCAATCCCTTGGCGGAGATGGCTTGGAGCCTTATCCCTAG
- a CDS encoding PAS domain S-box protein, giving the protein MDSHTGGIDALSGSAEWFRLLFERSTDAMNLMDPETMEFVAGNEAFFRATGLPPEKVIGRTLMDICPEYQADGRTTEAAARETMRLAMEKGSHRTEWLTRRGDGVDEFIDVVATSLPSGGRTLILSTARNIDGSKRMEAELRLSETRWHRVFEQIPMSMQIFAPDGSTRQVNRAFGELFQLIMEDLKDFNILQDHQLEEAGHMDKVRRAFGGEVSVIPPIPFQLKTAPDQEGKGVRWIGSTMFPVFDPAGRIIEVVCVHEDHTARKIAEDEVRQLNQTLEQRIAERTAELVISEERFKQLFRFSPLGMAQVDEQARFQQANPAFCELVGYDISELGEMSYWDITPERYYDGQRSSIEALGRTGRFGPFDKEYIHKDGRRIPVRLNGVRVVSSTGEVQVWGIAEDISARHAAESALRESEEKFKALFEFSPLGMARVNWEGDLIQVNESFGRMIGYTPEEATALSYWDITPRKYEEQEKLILELVAREGRFGPFEKEYIHRDGHLVPIVINGMKIRGLNGEDELWGIVEDITPRRQAEQAIRESEKKFRTLFESSSQGVMLHDENHRFSEVNPAAAKILGRAPEDFIGIHPSEIAPEYQANGELSETVARREIGRCLETGLSQFEWTHCHKDGHELQLEVTLNRIPHGEKNIMQAFITDISARKHAEMELKRSLERERELNQLKSNFVSMVSHEFRTPLGIIQSSAEILDDYLDQLEAAERGEQLQSIIKNSRRMAGLMEDVLLLGRLDSGRMEFVPRPLDLAALFRRLVDEVRSTTDARRPIEFSTTDLPEEAMADERLLRHILLNLLNNAVKYSPDGTPVTFRASATDGLLRFVIRDEGIGIPEEDLPSLFEAFRRGSNVGQTPGTGLGLVIVKQSVELHRGDISVETRQGAGTTFTVTIPLS; this is encoded by the coding sequence ATGGACTCCCACACAGGCGGCATCGACGCACTCTCCGGCAGCGCGGAGTGGTTCCGCCTGCTATTCGAGCGGAGCACCGATGCGATGAACCTCATGGATCCGGAAACGATGGAGTTCGTCGCAGGCAACGAGGCGTTCTTCCGTGCCACCGGGCTGCCGCCGGAGAAAGTCATCGGCCGCACGCTGATGGACATCTGCCCGGAATATCAGGCGGACGGCAGGACCACCGAAGCGGCCGCGCGCGAAACCATGCGGCTGGCGATGGAGAAAGGAAGCCACCGCACGGAATGGCTGACCCGCCGCGGCGACGGGGTGGATGAATTCATCGACGTGGTGGCCACCAGCCTGCCCTCCGGCGGGCGGACGCTCATCCTCAGCACCGCCCGCAACATCGACGGCAGCAAGCGGATGGAAGCGGAGCTCCGCCTTTCGGAAACCCGCTGGCACCGCGTCTTCGAACAGATCCCCATGAGCATGCAGATTTTCGCTCCGGATGGTTCCACCCGGCAGGTGAACCGTGCTTTCGGGGAGCTCTTCCAGCTCATCATGGAGGACCTCAAGGATTTCAACATCCTGCAAGACCACCAGCTCGAGGAGGCCGGCCATATGGACAAGGTCCGGCGCGCGTTCGGCGGTGAAGTTTCCGTGATACCGCCGATCCCCTTCCAGTTGAAAACCGCGCCGGACCAGGAGGGGAAGGGCGTTCGCTGGATCGGATCGACGATGTTCCCCGTGTTCGACCCTGCGGGCCGCATCATCGAGGTGGTGTGCGTCCATGAGGACCACACCGCGCGGAAGATCGCTGAGGACGAGGTGCGCCAACTCAACCAGACGTTGGAGCAGCGCATCGCGGAACGGACCGCGGAACTCGTGATCTCCGAGGAGCGGTTCAAGCAGCTCTTCAGGTTTTCCCCGCTTGGCATGGCCCAGGTGGATGAACAGGCCCGCTTCCAGCAGGCGAACCCGGCGTTCTGCGAGCTGGTGGGCTATGACATCTCCGAGTTGGGGGAAATGAGTTACTGGGACATCACTCCGGAGCGCTACTACGACGGACAACGTAGTTCCATCGAGGCCCTCGGGCGCACCGGCCGCTTCGGTCCCTTTGACAAGGAGTACATCCACAAGGACGGCCGGCGCATCCCCGTGCGGCTGAATGGCGTTCGCGTCGTCTCCTCCACCGGCGAGGTGCAGGTATGGGGCATCGCCGAGGACATCTCCGCCCGCCACGCCGCGGAGAGCGCGCTCCGCGAGTCCGAGGAGAAATTCAAGGCACTGTTCGAGTTTTCTCCGCTGGGCATGGCACGGGTGAACTGGGAAGGGGACCTGATCCAGGTGAACGAATCCTTCGGCAGGATGATCGGCTACACGCCGGAGGAGGCCACCGCGCTGAGCTACTGGGACATCACCCCGCGCAAGTATGAGGAGCAGGAAAAGCTCATCCTGGAGCTCGTCGCCCGCGAGGGGCGCTTCGGTCCGTTCGAAAAGGAATACATCCACCGTGACGGCCACCTCGTGCCCATCGTCATCAACGGAATGAAGATCCGCGGGCTGAACGGAGAGGATGAGTTGTGGGGCATCGTCGAGGACATCACGCCACGCAGGCAGGCGGAACAGGCGATCCGCGAGTCGGAGAAAAAATTCCGCACACTGTTCGAGTCGTCCAGCCAGGGGGTGATGCTGCATGACGAGAACCACCGCTTCTCCGAGGTGAACCCCGCCGCCGCGAAAATTCTGGGAAGGGCGCCGGAGGATTTCATCGGCATCCATCCATCCGAAATCGCGCCGGAGTACCAGGCGAACGGAGAGCTTTCAGAAACCGTCGCCCGACGGGAGATCGGCAGATGCCTGGAAACCGGACTGTCGCAGTTCGAGTGGACCCACTGCCACAAGGACGGACATGAACTCCAGCTCGAGGTGACGCTCAACCGCATCCCCCATGGGGAAAAGAACATCATGCAGGCGTTCATCACGGACATCTCCGCAAGGAAGCACGCGGAGATGGAGTTGAAGCGGTCCCTGGAGCGCGAGCGGGAGCTGAACCAGCTCAAGAGCAACTTCGTCTCCATGGTCTCCCATGAGTTCCGCACGCCGCTGGGCATCATCCAGTCGTCCGCGGAGATCCTCGACGACTACCTCGACCAACTGGAAGCCGCCGAGCGCGGCGAGCAGCTCCAGTCCATCATCAAGAACTCCCGCCGGATGGCGGGCCTGATGGAGGACGTGCTGCTGCTGGGCCGGCTCGACTCCGGGCGCATGGAGTTCGTGCCGCGGCCGCTCGATCTCGCCGCGCTGTTCCGGCGGCTGGTCGATGAGGTCCGCTCCACCACCGACGCCCGCCGCCCCATCGAGTTCTCCACCACCGATCTCCCGGAGGAAGCCATGGCCGACGAGCGGCTGCTGCGCCACATCCTCCTCAACCTGTTGAACAACGCGGTGAAATATTCGCCGGACGGGACGCCGGTGACATTCCGCGCGTCGGCCACGGATGGACTGCTTCGCTTCGTGATCCGCGATGAAGGAATCGGCATCCCGGAAGAGGATTTGCCTTCGTTGTTCGAAGCATTCCGCCGGGGATCGAATGTCGGCCAGACACCCGGCACGGGCTTGGGCCTCGTCATCGTCAAACAAAGCGTGGAACTCCACCGCGGCGACATCTCCGTGGAAACGCGGCAGGGTGCGGGCACCACTTTCACCGTCACCATCCCACTTTCATGA
- a CDS encoding PadR family transcriptional regulator: MPDTPPSSGTPGETFDNWTIQMRKGVLDLCILKALSGREWYGYALVKALVAVPGIGVAEGSIYPLLSRLKKQGLVTTRLEESSEGPARKYYLATAAGRALAQEMDVYFGQMSRSVADLGNFTNPSSGIPGNGQAS; the protein is encoded by the coding sequence ATGCCTGACACCCCTCCATCATCAGGCACCCCGGGCGAGACCTTCGACAACTGGACCATCCAGATGCGGAAGGGCGTTCTGGATCTCTGCATCCTCAAGGCGCTCTCCGGACGGGAGTGGTACGGCTACGCGCTGGTGAAGGCGCTGGTGGCCGTTCCCGGCATTGGTGTTGCGGAAGGGTCGATCTATCCGTTGCTTTCCCGGCTGAAGAAACAGGGACTGGTCACCACCCGGCTGGAAGAGTCCAGCGAAGGCCCCGCGCGGAAATACTACCTGGCCACCGCTGCGGGCCGCGCCCTCGCCCAGGAGATGGACGTCTATTTCGGACAGATGAGCCGCAGCGTCGCGGATCTTGGAAATTTCACGAATCCTTCATCAGGGATTCCCGGCAACGGACAAGCATCCTGA
- a CDS encoding HNH endonuclease: protein MAVGVASGKRWSRAELLIVLNLYHKLNFGQMDHRNPAVMALAGKLERTPGSVAMKLGNLASLDPALQLRGIKGLQGASALDRTVWQEFNTSPADVIPETEEALAVLFNARSTEEIEVLPREGIRVGKTPPSGPTIVIANTKLRRGQSYFRNVVINNFGGRCGITELPIRELLVASHILPWGGHESERLNVRNGLALSRLHDAAFDCGLITFDEDLRLVLSLRLKRELPQRSVSESFGAYAGERLKYPDDAVLPDMSFLAEHRAVTFRRR, encoded by the coding sequence TTGGCTGTCGGCGTGGCATCCGGAAAGCGTTGGTCACGTGCTGAACTGCTCATTGTCCTGAACCTCTATCACAAGCTGAACTTCGGGCAGATGGATCACCGGAACCCGGCTGTCATGGCTCTGGCGGGAAAGTTGGAGAGGACTCCGGGAAGCGTGGCCATGAAGCTTGGCAATCTGGCATCGCTTGACCCCGCATTGCAGTTGAGGGGAATCAAGGGGCTGCAGGGAGCCAGTGCTTTGGATCGAACGGTTTGGCAGGAATTTAATACCTCCCCTGCCGATGTGATTCCCGAAACGGAGGAGGCATTGGCTGTTCTGTTCAACGCAAGATCCACTGAAGAAATTGAGGTTCTGCCAAGAGAGGGCATCAGGGTTGGGAAGACTCCACCAAGCGGTCCGACGATCGTGATAGCCAACACGAAGTTACGTCGCGGGCAGAGTTACTTCAGGAACGTAGTGATCAACAATTTCGGCGGGCGTTGCGGCATCACCGAACTGCCGATCCGGGAACTTCTCGTTGCGTCCCACATCCTTCCATGGGGTGGCCATGAATCCGAAAGATTGAACGTCCGGAACGGTCTCGCGCTCTCGCGGTTGCATGACGCTGCCTTTGACTGCGGATTGATCACCTTCGACGAGGATCTCCGGCTGGTTCTTTCTCTCCGGCTCAAGAGAGAGCTTCCGCAGCGTTCGGTATCAGAGAGTTTCGGAGCCTACGCCGGGGAGAGGTTGAAGTATCCTGATGACGCGGTTCTGCCTGATATGTCGTTTCTCGCTGAACATCGCGCCGTAACTTTCAGGAGGAGGTGA
- a CDS encoding VIT domain-containing protein: protein MKQWTPQAEQRLSEYLVERARREHLEGEDAAELKDDLRRHVFEEAEKESAEMIGLMHLETILGAMDAGYRPAPETVSRPAEKPQGSFFVWAFGVVAPLLILLLEVFTALCGSVLFDPIPTVWHILLVASVPALNAWLLKGAPKAKDVKWKGVAAGVAMMASGFYALLFIPVIHWSLLGLLWFGFGMIPLTPVLAGFASWRISRRVKDSSPVLARFRSGWRIGAAFTLAVICLLEVPAAWTRVNLNSAASAAGNEAAVARLRAFHSERTLLKACYEVGRSSDLATDIVGWMSVCVRSGGFLFGNAMTPGNDPGKTRGIYFRVTGRPFNSVKPPERGGRALLGLQDPMAQFEFDEHLGGDEVAVRLKHLDLKESRFDGHIDSVSEIGYGEWTMVFHNGARNAQEARCQIRLPEGGRVSRLTLWVNGEPREAAFSTVSKVKAAYKEIAVVQRRDPVLVTMVGPDTVLVQCFPVPARGDMKIRLGITAPLQDGAWDLPRIVERNFGTVPKLEHAVWLQGDRDFRLSGGKGLASQRDGEGRSLSAALPVSAAMADGPVVRLDAYEPVPLVWCEDRFAASGERFLIREPRLMKTDPSGKVVLVIDGSQPMAPFKEMIIRAMGGSIVAILADDSAKRITAEDLRKYTFSGGRDNEAALLDAIRVSREEGGAPIVWIHGPQAVGVSNSERLSQMLERGSVRPVIHTIEAVPGPNRLAEAMYRSARQIRGPRLTDGESLKGYLTGLLEGTESTGWTWRRSATADGLVSGEVWDQLARSWAIGAAEGAPGIQVPEEQRSALAARYQLVTPVSGAVVLETDDQYARHGLTPTGTDAAPQMPTVPEPSSALLFLLTTGLALFVRRR, encoded by the coding sequence ATGAAACAGTGGACCCCACAAGCGGAACAACGGTTGAGCGAATACCTCGTGGAGCGCGCCCGGCGCGAGCATCTGGAGGGTGAGGACGCCGCGGAGCTGAAGGATGATTTGCGCCGCCATGTCTTCGAGGAGGCGGAAAAGGAATCTGCGGAGATGATCGGCCTCATGCACCTGGAGACCATCCTCGGGGCCATGGATGCGGGCTACCGGCCTGCTCCGGAGACAGTGTCCCGGCCGGCGGAGAAGCCGCAGGGCAGTTTCTTTGTTTGGGCGTTCGGTGTGGTCGCTCCCTTGCTGATCCTCCTGCTGGAGGTATTCACGGCCCTGTGCGGTTCGGTCCTGTTCGATCCCATCCCGACCGTGTGGCATATCCTGCTGGTCGCCTCCGTTCCCGCGCTGAACGCGTGGTTGCTGAAGGGAGCTCCGAAGGCGAAGGACGTGAAATGGAAAGGCGTGGCCGCGGGAGTGGCGATGATGGCTTCCGGGTTCTACGCTCTGCTCTTCATCCCGGTCATCCATTGGTCCTTGCTGGGGCTGCTGTGGTTCGGTTTCGGCATGATCCCGCTCACCCCCGTGCTGGCGGGCTTCGCTTCGTGGCGCATCTCGCGGAGGGTGAAGGACTCCTCGCCGGTTCTGGCGCGATTCCGGAGTGGATGGAGGATCGGGGCGGCATTTACCTTGGCCGTCATCTGCCTGCTGGAGGTCCCCGCGGCATGGACACGGGTGAATCTGAACAGCGCCGCCTCCGCCGCCGGGAATGAGGCTGCGGTCGCCCGCCTTCGTGCCTTCCACTCGGAGCGGACCTTGCTCAAGGCTTGCTACGAGGTGGGCCGTAGCTCGGACCTCGCCACCGACATCGTCGGCTGGATGTCGGTCTGCGTGCGGTCGGGTGGCTTCCTGTTCGGCAACGCGATGACCCCGGGGAATGATCCCGGGAAAACCCGCGGGATCTACTTCCGCGTGACCGGCAGGCCGTTCAATTCCGTGAAGCCTCCGGAAAGGGGCGGGCGCGCCCTGCTGGGCCTGCAGGATCCGATGGCGCAGTTCGAGTTCGACGAACATCTCGGCGGGGATGAAGTCGCCGTCCGCCTGAAGCATCTGGACCTGAAGGAATCCAGGTTCGACGGGCACATCGACTCCGTCTCGGAAATCGGCTACGGCGAATGGACGATGGTGTTCCACAATGGCGCCCGCAACGCGCAGGAGGCCCGTTGCCAGATCCGCTTGCCGGAGGGCGGCCGTGTTTCGCGCCTGACGCTGTGGGTGAATGGAGAGCCGCGGGAAGCCGCGTTCAGCACCGTCTCCAAGGTGAAAGCCGCCTACAAGGAGATCGCGGTGGTGCAGCGGCGGGATCCGGTGCTGGTCACCATGGTCGGTCCGGACACGGTGCTGGTGCAGTGTTTCCCCGTTCCTGCGCGGGGCGACATGAAGATCAGGTTGGGAATCACCGCTCCGCTGCAGGACGGGGCCTGGGATCTGCCACGGATCGTCGAGAGGAACTTCGGCACTGTTCCGAAGCTGGAGCATGCCGTGTGGCTGCAGGGAGACCGTGATTTCCGCCTGTCAGGAGGAAAGGGGTTGGCCTCGCAGCGGGATGGGGAGGGCAGGTCCCTCTCCGCGGCGCTGCCGGTTTCCGCGGCGATGGCGGACGGACCCGTGGTGCGGCTGGATGCCTATGAACCTGTCCCGCTGGTGTGGTGTGAGGATCGCTTCGCAGCCAGCGGTGAACGCTTCCTCATCCGTGAACCGCGGCTGATGAAAACGGACCCTTCCGGAAAGGTGGTATTGGTCATCGACGGCTCGCAGCCCATGGCGCCGTTCAAGGAAATGATCATCCGGGCGATGGGCGGGAGTATCGTGGCCATTCTGGCGGACGACTCCGCGAAGCGGATCACCGCGGAGGATCTGCGGAAATACACCTTCTCCGGGGGGCGTGACAACGAAGCCGCGCTGCTCGACGCCATCCGCGTTTCGCGTGAGGAAGGTGGCGCCCCGATTGTCTGGATCCACGGTCCGCAGGCGGTCGGTGTCTCGAATTCCGAGCGGCTTTCCCAGATGCTGGAGCGGGGCTCCGTCCGCCCCGTCATCCATACCATTGAGGCCGTGCCCGGGCCGAACCGGCTGGCGGAGGCGATGTACCGGTCCGCTCGCCAGATCCGCGGGCCAAGGTTGACTGACGGGGAATCGCTCAAGGGATACCTCACGGGATTGCTCGAGGGAACGGAGTCGACGGGATGGACCTGGCGGAGGTCCGCCACGGCGGATGGTCTGGTCAGCGGGGAAGTATGGGACCAGCTTGCCAGATCATGGGCCATCGGCGCGGCGGAGGGGGCGCCGGGAATCCAGGTGCCGGAGGAGCAACGCTCCGCGCTGGCGGCGCGCTACCAGCTCGTGACGCCGGTATCAGGAGCGGTGGTGCTGGAGACGGACGACCAGTATGCACGGCACGGCCTCACCCCCACAGGAACGGATGCGGCTCCGCAGATGCCGACCGTGCCGGAGCCATCCAGTGCCCTTCTTTTCCTGCTCACCACAGGTCTCGCGTTGTTCGTCAGGAGGAGATAG